ggactgctgaaccagctgcaatttagacacccgaaagtaagtactatagtagcatgttccgcgcatctcctagtgattcaagcgctagtttgatcaataccatttagcatgcttgcttatcagtttgattgacctctatttcttgtaaagtggttttGGCAgtaacccgggaataattactgtggatactacatttgcgagtccatccgctgccatacctgtgagcggggctacactgaagaacaatatgaagtgcgtaagcaataatattcataattttattttattaccatcatttgtgttgagtttcatttattcatatatatatatgtattgacccccttcttcaaattagatttttcggaagcgggatcaactcctagcagaagatcgtatgcgaggaattcaagaggaattggcggcattcttccttgaccacgtgatcgctgaaaacggagaatactatgtggaccctgtgttcctacaatataattaggagattgtattgtaaaagataattattgtatatatgtagccggtagtgtcggatagatatacgagaacttgttgttcgaccaatatctcggagaaggagaggtggtcgatatcacttctttctgtatgcatatgttcatgacgatcttctgtttcctttatttgattactagctagcgtgtctactcctctccatacgtatatagtacgtagcgtcgaccaagcacggagataagagaggacacttctctctattaattagctagctaacacaatatatgaaacacctaaattaacctcccaaaacccctaaaccaccccctttcaaaaaaaagaaaaacatcagctcctgccaggtgctgacgcgtggatgcctattggccccggttggtggcaccaatcgggaccaaaggccctcctgcctgggctcctcGCACCGGCCACGTtgacggcctttagtcccgattcatgtaagaaccgggactaaagggctagggcattagtaacgaccctttagtcacTTTTCCTACTAGCCTGAACTCGCTGCAAGCACCCGGCCTCCATCGGCCTTCGACGAAGATCGAAAACGGCAGGGCACCGACACTCACACAACCAAACGTAACAAGAGACGCGCGCAGCGCCGCAGCCCGGCCATCGTAAACGCGTCGCCGAAACCGACCTACCTAGCCACGCTTCAAGTCAAGCCCCCGGAGCTAGCCAACCCACCACCATCCTCGCCGAAGGGCCGGCCCGGCGCCACCGCGCACACGCGATGATTGATCAATGGCATGCACGGCGGTTGTTGGTCGGCCTTGTCGAGCAGCGCTCGGCCGATAGCCTTTGCGAGGTCGGCGTACGCGTACGGTGTGCATGGCCTGGTCTGCAAAAGCGACGCCTATTCGCTCAAATTATTAGGAGGCAAGCAAAGGAAAGTCTTTCTCTGCCCACCGCCGGTGAGAGAGCGCGTCCCATGCAGCATTTGCATTGCCACCGACAGCGCTAATCACCGCGTCAAGCGGATCGGGGCTGATTATTGGTGGCAATCGCGCAGGCACAGCGGAAGTACTGCTTCCGACCCTTCCGTGCACGGTCCACGCAGAGAGTGGTGGTTAGATAGCTCCAAGCACCATCGACATTGTGTCGGTCGGGTCGATGGTCATTTGGCAATGCTAACAGCCGAGAAACCCAGCTGCTAACCCAAGCCAGTCGTATGCGGTAGTAAGCGGGATGCAGAGGCGGGGGTTTATCCTTCTTTTCGAGGAAATCATAGGCAAATGGGTCTAGAACTCAAAAGGACAATTTGCCTGATATAGCAGGCGATTTTGATGTGCCATGGAAAATGGAAACAGAAGCATTAACACACAAAATCATACTGTATGTTGCTACTAATAACAAAATCAAAAATGATAGTAGTAGTCCTTGGTGGTTGGGGAGAAGGCGAAGGAACAAATGAAGTGGGGGTTAGCTTTACTTTCCTTGCGATGCATGCAAAGGTCCCCCGGCCAGGCCTCCTCGAGATGTTGTCATGACTCTTTGCCAGGCCATGATACAGTGCAGTCGAAAGGGAAATCATAGGCTCTATGAAGCAATAGCGGtgcggtggtggtgctggtggtgcactaatgcatgcatgtccaaaTAAATAGATATTAATCATTGTACCGGTGATCGGCATGAATCCAAGCGAGCCGAGCTATCAGCTAGCTAGTGTTGCCAAACGAGAAGAGGCTCTTAAGACTGGTGTGTGTGATCCAGGCTGTCCATGGAGACTTCCAGGGCAGCTGGTTCGCAAGTCCATGTCACGGGTAATTGCTAGGACGGTAGCTTAGGTGTCTCGGTGGTTCTTTGGTGAAAACTTTGGCATTGGCATAAGACACCTACTACGCACCATGGAGTGATTAAGCTGTACTGTACCAACAGAGAAGTGCAGGACATTGGCAGTAATGGCCTAGCTACTTGGTACTGGTCGTCCATGCTTTCGGCTCTAATTAAGGGACTGCTTGCATCTGGTGAGTGCTGGCTCCTAACCGAGAGCAATCCCATAGCTGTCACGACACCGGACGGCGGGAGGGCCGCAGGTGTCGGTCGCCGCTGAGATTTCGACCAACCTcttcgggccgggccgggtcgatCAGGGTCGGCCTGAGCGTACGGTTCAGGGAGTCGACCTCGCTTCAAGCTTTGAGGAGCACGAACACGTTGCCGTCCTTGGTCCTCACGTGCACGCATGGTTCAGAAACAACTGCCTGTGATGTGCTTGGGTTGGATCCATACATCTCTGGCCACTTCGATCCCTTTGATTCTGCATGCACTCGATCGTGTGCAGCAGTGCAAGCAATGGCGCAACCCGTACCGTTAGCCCTCGAACTCGACACGTCACGTAGCTTGTTCATGCAAGGAGTTTCTCTAAGGTGAAGGGTACGTACGTACGACGAGGTCCGGGGTCTGACGATTGCATGTAGGAGAAGATCGACGTGCCGTTTTAAATTCGGGCGTGAAACCTTGCACGTATACGCGTGTGGGTACGCACGCACGCACGAACGAACGAGCCCCTGCCATGAATCGTCCCGTGCGATGCGAGTGCACGCGGCGTGCACTGAATGTCTGGCCTGCATCGATCCTGAATCATAATTGGGAGAGGGCCCCTCGCTGGGCTGTAAGCCTGTAAGAAGGGTCATTTTCTGTGCAGAGTGAAGGTCATTTGGTCACGTGTTGGCCATCGGGCCAGTTTCGCACGCAGGATCGTCGCGCTATATATAACGTCGCCACAGCTCTCGCTACCTCCATCCACCATTGCCAGCGCCAGTGCTCCTAGAGTCACAGAGAGCAAGCTAGAGCACTGTACTGGTTGGGAAGAAGAGAGAGGGAGCTAAACAGCAACCAGCAATGGCGCTCGTCCCTCTCCTCCTGTCGCTCCTCCTCGTCTCCTGCGCCGCGCAGTCGCCGGCCTCGTCGCCGTCCGCGTCCAAGGCTGCTCCGGTCGGCGCCTTCCCGCCGCAGACATTCGCCGCGGCGCCGACCACGGTCAAATCACCGCCGCAGGCCTCGGCCGCCTCGCCATCGCAGGTGTCTGCAGCACCGCCGACGTTCTCGGCCGCCTCGCCGTCGCAGGTGTCTGCAGCACCTCCGATGGCCGTCGCTGCCTCGGCGCCACAGGTGTCCGCCGCACCGCCGACGACCGTCGCTGCCTCGGCGCCACAGGTGTCTGCCGCGCCGCCGACCGTCGCTGCCTCGGCGCCGCAGGCTGCCGCGGCAGCTCCGCCGACAGTGGCCGCCTCGCCGCAGCTTGCTGCCGCGTCAGCTCCGACAAAGAGCTTCGCCGCTGCACCGCTCACCGCCACGTCGCCTGCGGCGTCCACTGTTGCCTCTCCGCCATTCACTGCCACGTCACCTCCACCTGCCACCTCCTCGCCACCAGTTTCCGCACCCCCTCTCGCAGTGACCGCAGCCCCGCCGGCGATGCCACCCACCGTCGCCGCGCCGCTTCCGGCCCCAGTGGCCGCACCCATGGCCACACCACCGGCCACCGCGCCTCCCGCAATGGCTCCGTCACCCCTGCTCATGGCTCCCGTGGCGTCGCCCATCGCCCCACCAACAATGCCCCCCGCACCGGCGCCCGTGTCACCGGCTCCGGCGCCCATGTCACCTGCACCGGCACCGATCTTCGCCCCGACTCCGTCGCCCACGATGGCACCGGAGCCGGCGCCCACCATGGCGCCCGAGCTGTCGCCCATCATGGCCCCATCGCTGTCCCCGCTCGCCTCGGCGGGCCCCGCGTTCGCGCCCGTGGCAGAGGAGGACTCGGCGGCCGGGAGCGCGCGCGCCGGCGTCGCCGCGCTCGTGGCCATGGCGGCTGCGGGGCTCGTGGTCTTGTTTTAATTGAGCAGAGCAGGGCTGGCTTACTTTGGCGATCTTGTTTAGCGTTACGTTACACGAGCGTGTTGTCCCGCTGACGTTCCTCCGGACGTCGCATGTACTGCGAATTCTTTCTTGGTGTACTGCACATTATTGGCCATTTGTTTATTTCTTCTTATAAATATATGGATGGATGGTATCTCAGATGTTTCATGTACGATTCAGGTGGTTGCGCATTGCATCCTCATGCTGCGTATGCTTTCTCACTCGCTTACTACTTGGCATATGACCGTTGTATACTATTCTTGTCGGTGGAAATTGTGGTTCAGTAGCTCGAACACCTGAGATGCGCGTTCACTAGAAAGTGTCGAAAATAACAGCGCGTGTACGACCCATGCAAATGTGGGCCGAGGAGAAGCACGGGACACTTCGTATCAGAAACGTGATCTGTAGGGTCAGCCTGCACCCACAAAGTCTGTGTGGAATGGACACGGCAGGCCAAGGCCATACCGTGCATTCCGCTGTCACGGAGGCTGACGAAAGGGAAAAAGTTACGTGTGCGTTTCACGGTTCACACAGCAGATGCCATACGCAATTACGCATCACGCCTAGCGATTACACGCTCCGGGGCAAATCGTTGCGCGAACCCGTGAGCGGGCTGGCCCGGGGACGCCGGTTGGTGCACGACGGCCTGGGTCCGCCCTGGTGGGGAGAGGCCATGCATGCATGTATGGCCGTCTGATTCGCGAGCAGGACAGATTTCAGGACGTACGTACGCGTGGATCGCGGCGATCGTTTGGGGCTGGTCCCGGATGGAGGCGCATGCGGCCGGTGATGAGGGTCTCGCTGGCTCGTGCGCATCCTGGCGTTTTGCTGCACCGGTAGCGGTAGGATCTGCTCCGGTGTCGGTGGCTCCCAAGATGATGCCCCGTGCGAGGCCGGTGCACTGCACTCCAGAGTTAATAATGGCAACACCGCACCACCGCTGAATTTTTTTTTTGAGCTACCACCGCTGAATTCATGAGCTCAGTACAAACATCTCCCAACAGCTGTCCACAAATTTGGTGCcctaattttactttattttgaAATTCACCACGATCTATTTATTCATACCAGGCAGGAATCTCTACCGAGATAATGTGCAGGATACATTCACGCGGTTCATGTAGCCAAACTTTACACTGATTATTCAATACCCCGTCCTTAGCTAGAACTTGTGCTGCACTATTTGCAGACCTTCTAACCCGCATCACTTTCCACCTCTGTCTAGTGTAATGTTTTCTTTAGATATAAAGAGCAGCGATTTTTGGACATCGATAATTTTTCTGCATTTTCAGGGACTCTAAAATTGGTGCTCTATAATTTGAGAATTACATGAAACATGATGATCTGACGACGGGGCGACGACGATGACATCCAAATCTGGCGGCGTAGAAGTGTGAGGACGGCAGCGCGGCGCCCAAGACGGCGACGGAGGCTCGTGGGAGATGGCGGGGGGATCCGACAAATTGGAGCGGTGGGACGACCGTAATTGGCCAGGACCGTCCGGCAGCGTCGCGAGCTTGGCGGCGgtagttgtcggcgttctgggaacggggtccccagacttgcctgcctgcggcccacggcgtggctgtgctagcaggcctgtacggcccatcttcatcaacaaggcattcaagaccctcgcaaggggccaagcctcgcgaggcggacgacgcaagacctccttaggagcggcctcgccaggcaggctcgcgaggggcggagagatcaaggcaaggcaaacctcgcgaggttctcgtgacgtgagtcatgacgatcgagaccaggcgggcgccagcgcgcgcagcgtccttgtttcctctttggtgctaaggaggcaagcgcaggcgcggagtatcgaggcatcaagcaaatgtttccatatcggtgcaacgagaccaggaccaacaggacggcaagacggaggtcaccatggagcccaaggctgaaggaaatatgccctagaggcaataataaagttattatttatttccttatatcatgataaatgtttattattcatgctataattgtattaaccggaaacataatacttgtgtgaatacatagacaaacagagtgtcactagtatgcctctacttgactagctcgttgatcaaagatggttatgtttcctagccattgacatgagttgtcatttgattaacgggatcacatcattaggagaatgatgtgattgacttgacccattccgttagcttagcactcgatcatttagtatgttgctattactttcttcatgacttatacatgttcctatgactatgagattatgcaactcccgtttaccggaggaacactttgtgtgctaccaaacgtcacaacgtaactgggtgattataaaggtgctctacaagtgtctccaaaggtacttgttgggttggcgtatttcgatattaggatttgtcacttcgattgtcggagaggtatctctgggcccactcggtaatgcacatcacttaagccttgcaagcattgcaactaatgagttagttgcgggatgatgtattacggaacgagtaaagagacttgccggtaacgagattgaactaggtattgagataccgacgatcgaatctcgggcaagtaacataccgatgacaaagggaacaacgtatgttgttatgcggtttgaccgataaagatcttcgtagaatatgtgggagccaatatgagcatccaggttccgctattggttattgaccggagacgcgtctcggtcatgtctacatagttctcgaacccatagggtccgcacacttaaagtttgatgacggttatattatgagtttatgtgttttgatgtaccgaagatagtttggagtctcggatgtgatcacggacatgacgaggagtctcgaaatggtcaagacatgaagattgatatattggacgactatattcggacaccagaatggttccgggggttatcggatatataccggagtaccgggaggttaccggaaccccccgggggtttaatgggcc
This region of Triticum aestivum cultivar Chinese Spring chromosome 2D, IWGSC CS RefSeq v2.1, whole genome shotgun sequence genomic DNA includes:
- the LOC123054088 gene encoding classical arabinogalactan protein 9, giving the protein MALVPLLLSLLLVSCAAQSPASSPSASKAAPVGAFPPQTFAAAPTTVKSPPQASAASPSQVSAAPPTFSAASPSQVSAAPPMAVAASAPQVSAAPPTTVAASAPQVSAAPPTVAASAPQAAAAAPPTVAASPQLAAASAPTKSFAAAPLTATSPAASTVASPPFTATSPPPATSSPPVSAPPLAVTAAPPAMPPTVAAPLPAPVAAPMATPPATAPPAMAPSPLLMAPVASPIAPPTMPPAPAPVSPAPAPMSPAPAPIFAPTPSPTMAPEPAPTMAPELSPIMAPSLSPLASAGPAFAPVAEEDSAAGSARAGVAALVAMAAAGLVVLF